From the Kitasatospora viridis genome, one window contains:
- a CDS encoding thioesterase II family protein: MGDGGRATAERWFRRLNPEPVPAPRLRILCCPHAGGSANYYRFLGPLAPHGVELLAVRYPGREDKLTEPVPGSIAELAAPVAEACADLWGAPLVLFGHSMGAAVAYETARLLDGRPGSPLRALVVSSRPGPGMEKARGLPGASDEALVAHLRKLGGTTGQLLDDPDLRELVLPVLRADYRNVDAHRVDPAAAPLSVPVTAYLGDSEEYVDEASISTWATVTTAGFGWRSFPGGHFYLTEQGPALLDDLLSRPGVR, encoded by the coding sequence ATGGGCGACGGGGGCAGGGCGACCGCCGAGCGCTGGTTCCGCCGGCTCAACCCCGAGCCGGTCCCGGCGCCGCGCCTGCGGATCCTGTGCTGCCCGCACGCGGGTGGTTCGGCCAACTACTACCGCTTCCTCGGGCCGCTCGCGCCGCACGGGGTGGAGCTGCTGGCGGTCCGCTACCCGGGCCGCGAGGACAAGTTGACCGAGCCGGTGCCGGGCAGCATCGCCGAGCTGGCCGCGCCGGTCGCCGAGGCCTGCGCCGACCTGTGGGGCGCGCCGCTGGTGCTCTTCGGGCACAGCATGGGCGCGGCCGTGGCCTACGAAACCGCCCGCCTGCTGGACGGCCGGCCCGGCTCCCCGCTGCGCGCGCTGGTGGTGTCCAGCCGCCCCGGTCCCGGCATGGAGAAGGCCCGCGGCCTGCCCGGTGCCAGCGACGAGGCACTCGTCGCCCACCTGCGCAAACTCGGTGGCACCACGGGGCAGTTGCTCGACGATCCGGATCTTCGCGAGCTGGTCCTGCCGGTCCTGCGGGCCGACTACCGCAACGTCGACGCGCACCGGGTGGACCCGGCCGCCGCACCGCTCTCGGTCCCGGTGACCGCCTACCTCGGCGACAGCGAGGAGTACGTGGACGAGGCGTCGATCAGCACCTGGGCCACCGTCACCACGGCCGGTTTCGGCTGGCGTTCGTTCCCCGGCGGCCACTTCTACCTCACCGAGCAGGGCCCGGCACTGCTGGACGATCTGCTCTCCCGCCCCGGCGTTCGGTAA
- a CDS encoding M1 family metallopeptidase — protein MIAKAAPPALACWLLLAPLTPTAQAAPSPADPVFPGLGSTAYDALDYHLAFDYLADTRTVAGTAEITARTRQPLRELDLDALGLTVRQVTVDGRDAQFRTEEEKLTVHLPHRAAGGQRLTVKVEYTADPTARLPHTGWVPTATGFALAGQPNSAHTVFPCNDRPDDKARFTVDVTAPDGLLGVAGGTPAGSSRRDGRTTRTYRYRAPMATELLQVAVGDYRLNEHRGPDGLPLRDVVPPARLAAVRPALDLEYGQLEWIEQRLGPFPFESYGLLPVDTDAPDAFGFTGLETQTLTLYKPGFLTQPEPAIGSHMMHELVHSWFGDSVTPRSWSDLWLNEGHADYYGLLYRYQRGWPDGLGLTSLDDRMRAVYADGDQWRHDWGPVADPNAADLFEEQRYLGGVLVLYALRQRVGEQAFDRIERGFLARYRDGSASTADYVETASELAGQDLSGFLDAWLHGTRTPPMPGHPDWTVRPAGS, from the coding sequence ATGATCGCCAAGGCCGCCCCGCCCGCGCTCGCCTGCTGGCTCCTGCTGGCCCCGCTCACCCCGACCGCCCAGGCCGCACCCTCGCCCGCCGACCCGGTCTTCCCGGGCCTGGGCAGCACGGCCTACGACGCGCTCGACTACCACCTCGCCTTCGACTACCTGGCCGACACCCGCACGGTGGCCGGCACGGCCGAGATCACCGCCCGCACCCGGCAGCCGTTGCGCGAGCTCGACCTGGACGCCCTGGGCCTGACGGTGCGCCAGGTCACGGTCGACGGCCGTGACGCGCAGTTCCGCACCGAGGAAGAGAAACTGACGGTCCATCTGCCCCACCGGGCGGCGGGCGGACAGCGGCTCACCGTGAAGGTCGAGTACACCGCCGACCCCACCGCCCGGTTGCCGCACACCGGCTGGGTGCCGACCGCGACGGGCTTCGCCCTGGCCGGGCAGCCGAACAGCGCGCACACCGTCTTCCCCTGCAACGACCGGCCGGACGACAAGGCCCGGTTCACCGTCGACGTCACCGCGCCGGACGGACTGCTCGGGGTGGCGGGCGGCACCCCCGCCGGCAGCAGCCGGCGGGACGGCCGCACCACCCGGACCTACCGCTACCGCGCCCCGATGGCCACCGAGCTGCTCCAGGTGGCCGTCGGCGACTACCGGCTGAACGAGCACCGCGGCCCGGACGGCCTGCCCCTGCGCGACGTCGTACCCCCCGCCCGGCTGGCCGCCGTCCGGCCCGCGCTGGACCTGGAGTACGGCCAACTGGAGTGGATCGAGCAGCGGTTGGGCCCCTTCCCGTTCGAGTCCTACGGGCTGCTGCCGGTGGACACCGACGCGCCGGACGCCTTCGGCTTCACCGGCCTGGAGACCCAGACCCTCACCCTCTACAAGCCCGGCTTCCTCACCCAGCCGGAACCCGCGATCGGCTCGCACATGATGCACGAGCTGGTGCACTCCTGGTTCGGCGACAGCGTCACCCCGCGCAGCTGGTCCGACCTGTGGCTGAACGAGGGGCACGCCGACTACTACGGCCTGCTCTACCGCTACCAGCGCGGCTGGCCGGACGGGTTGGGCCTGACCTCGCTGGACGACCGGATGCGCGCGGTCTACGCCGACGGCGACCAGTGGCGCCACGACTGGGGGCCGGTGGCCGACCCGAACGCGGCCGACCTGTTCGAGGAGCAGCGCTACCTGGGCGGGGTGCTGGTGCTCTACGCGCTGCGCCAACGGGTCGGCGAGCAGGCCTTCGACCGGATCGAGCGCGGCTTCCTGGCCCGCTACCGGGACGGCTCGGCGAGCACCGCCGACTACGTCGAGACCGCCTCCGAGCTGGCCGGCCAGGACCTGTCCGGCTTCCTCGACGCCTGGCTGCACGGCACCCGGACGCCGCCGATGCCCGGCCACCCGGACTGGACCGTGCGGCCGGCCGGCTCCTGA
- a CDS encoding 2-dehydropantoate 2-reductase, whose amino-acid sequence MDRLRIAVLGAGSVGCYLGGHLAEHAEVTLIGRPAVLDTLAGGLTLSGGERPARTVPADRFAVATTPQAAAGADFVLVTVKTAATAAAARQLAELGSSAVVVSLQNGLYNTERLRAALPGRTVLAAMVPYNVLQSAPGTFHRGTAGAVAIEQHPAAAPLLRVMTAAGLSAQSEADIGATQRSKLMANLNNAVNALSDLPLREQLGQRAYRRCLALCQGEALTAFRAAGLPLSKVGPFPAAVTARVLLAPDAVFRRIAAANLRVDDRARSSMWEDLERGRPTEVDNLQGEVVALAAEFGLKAPVNARLAALVHEAERGPRRRWSGPELLAELTAARG is encoded by the coding sequence ATGGACCGTCTGCGGATCGCCGTGCTGGGCGCCGGGAGCGTCGGCTGCTACCTGGGCGGCCATCTCGCCGAGCACGCCGAGGTCACGCTGATCGGGCGCCCGGCCGTGCTGGACACCTTGGCCGGCGGGCTCACGCTGTCCGGCGGCGAGCGGCCGGCCCGCACCGTGCCGGCCGACCGGTTCGCCGTGGCGACCACGCCGCAGGCGGCGGCCGGGGCGGACTTCGTGCTGGTCACCGTGAAGACCGCGGCGACGGCCGCCGCCGCCCGCCAGCTCGCCGAACTGGGCAGCTCGGCGGTGGTGGTGAGCCTGCAGAACGGGCTCTACAACACCGAGCGGCTGCGCGCCGCGCTGCCCGGGCGCACGGTGCTGGCGGCGATGGTGCCGTACAACGTGCTGCAGTCCGCGCCCGGCACCTTCCACCGCGGCACGGCCGGCGCGGTGGCGATCGAGCAGCACCCGGCGGCGGCCCCGCTGCTGCGGGTGATGACCGCCGCCGGCCTGTCCGCGCAGTCGGAGGCCGACATCGGCGCGACCCAGCGCAGCAAGCTGATGGCCAACCTGAACAACGCGGTGAACGCGCTCTCCGACCTGCCGCTGCGCGAGCAGCTCGGCCAGCGGGCCTACCGGCGGTGCCTGGCGCTCTGTCAGGGCGAGGCGCTGACCGCCTTCCGGGCGGCGGGGCTGCCGCTGTCCAAGGTCGGCCCGTTCCCGGCGGCGGTCACCGCGCGGGTGCTGCTGGCGCCGGACGCGGTGTTCCGCCGGATCGCCGCCGCCAACCTGCGGGTGGACGACCGGGCCCGTTCCTCGATGTGGGAGGACCTGGAGCGCGGGCGGCCGACCGAGGTGGACAACCTCCAGGGCGAAGTGGTCGCGCTGGCCGCCGAGTTCGGCCTGAAAGCACCGGTGAACGCCCGACTGGCGGCGCTGGTGCACGAGGCGGAGCGGGGGCCGCGCCGGCGCTGGAGCGGGCCGGAGCTGCTGGCCGAGCTCACGGCCGCCCGGGGGTAG
- a CDS encoding putative Ig domain-containing protein gives MGTPHIRARAAVTGLAALSLVTGVLMAAAAPSATAAPATSQAASANPYDPATGHSYRHGVIPTIQQNGKMKTWAAGHASPQVATGPETLSYGGGVNGVGVNDGHAKVYLVFYGSQWGTQGTDSNGNATFTGDPDGAAAAAQQMFKGIGTNNELWSADLTQWCDGPNVASGATSCPSNASFVPYQTGGVLSGVWEDTSSASPSAATGNQLGQEAVNAAAHFGNTASGSNRNTYYVILSPTGANPDNYQGQYCAWHDYTGDSSLTGGAVSSPYGDLAFSNQPYNMDSGQGCGVGFVNSPGTLDGWTITLGHEWHEMMSDMYPAGGWTNQQSGSSFNGQENSDECAWIAPGTTGGAANVSFGSFGTYPEQASWSNDTNACSISHPILNHGGGTGNTVTVTNPGSQSGTVGTAVSLQVNATDSGSGQTLTYSATGLPAGLSISSSGLITGTPTTAATSSVTVTATDGTGASGSASFSWTIATSGGGGTCTGGGQLLGNPGFETGAASPWTATAGVINNDTVSEPAHSGNWDAWLDGYGAAHTDTLSQTVNVPANCSASFSFWLHIDTAKTGSTASDKLTVTANGTTIATFSNLNANNGYVQETYNLSSYAGKSVTLKFSGVENSSSAQTSFVIDDTALNAS, from the coding sequence ATGGGTACTCCCCACATCCGCGCACGAGCGGCCGTCACCGGCCTCGCGGCGCTGTCCCTGGTCACCGGCGTGCTGATGGCCGCCGCCGCCCCGTCGGCCACGGCCGCCCCGGCCACCAGCCAGGCCGCCTCGGCCAACCCGTACGACCCGGCGACGGGTCACTCGTACCGGCACGGCGTCATCCCGACGATCCAGCAGAACGGCAAGATGAAGACCTGGGCGGCCGGCCACGCCAGCCCGCAGGTCGCCACCGGCCCGGAGACCCTCTCCTACGGCGGCGGCGTCAACGGCGTCGGCGTCAACGACGGCCACGCGAAGGTCTACCTGGTGTTCTACGGTTCCCAATGGGGTACCCAGGGCACCGACAGCAACGGGAACGCCACCTTCACCGGCGACCCGGACGGCGCGGCCGCCGCGGCCCAGCAGATGTTCAAGGGCATCGGCACCAACAACGAGCTCTGGTCGGCCGACCTGACCCAGTGGTGCGACGGCCCCAACGTGGCCAGCGGGGCGACCAGTTGCCCGAGCAACGCCAGCTTCGTGCCCTACCAGACCGGCGGCGTGCTGTCCGGCGTCTGGGAGGACACCTCCAGCGCCTCGCCGAGCGCGGCCACCGGCAACCAGCTGGGCCAGGAGGCCGTCAACGCGGCCGCCCACTTCGGCAACACGGCGTCGGGTTCCAACCGGAACACCTACTACGTGATCCTCTCGCCGACCGGCGCCAACCCGGACAACTACCAGGGCCAGTACTGCGCCTGGCACGACTACACGGGTGACTCCTCGCTCACCGGCGGCGCGGTCAGCTCGCCGTACGGCGACCTCGCCTTCTCGAACCAGCCGTACAACATGGACTCCGGCCAGGGCTGCGGCGTCGGCTTCGTCAACTCGCCCGGAACCCTGGACGGTTGGACCATCACCCTGGGCCACGAGTGGCACGAGATGATGTCCGACATGTACCCGGCGGGCGGTTGGACCAACCAGCAGAGCGGCAGCTCCTTCAACGGCCAGGAGAACTCCGACGAGTGCGCCTGGATCGCCCCCGGCACCACCGGCGGCGCGGCCAACGTCTCCTTCGGCTCCTTCGGCACCTACCCGGAGCAGGCCAGCTGGTCGAACGACACCAACGCGTGCTCGATCTCGCACCCGATCCTGAACCACGGTGGCGGCACCGGTAACACCGTCACCGTGACCAACCCGGGCAGCCAGAGCGGCACCGTCGGCACCGCGGTCAGCCTCCAGGTCAACGCGACCGACTCGGGCTCCGGCCAGACCCTGACCTACTCGGCCACCGGCCTGCCGGCCGGCCTGTCGATCAGCTCCTCGGGCCTGATCACCGGCACCCCGACCACCGCGGCCACCTCCTCGGTCACCGTGACGGCCACCGACGGCACCGGCGCCTCCGGCTCCGCCTCGTTCAGCTGGACCATCGCCACCTCCGGTGGCGGCGGCACCTGCACCGGCGGCGGCCAGCTGCTCGGCAACCCGGGCTTCGAGACCGGCGCCGCCTCGCCGTGGACCGCGACGGCCGGCGTCATCAACAACGACACCGTCAGCGAGCCGGCCCACAGCGGCAACTGGGACGCGTGGCTGGACGGCTACGGCGCCGCCCACACCGACACCCTGTCGCAGACCGTCAACGTGCCGGCCAACTGCTCGGCGAGCTTCAGCTTCTGGTTGCACATCGACACCGCCAAGACCGGTAGCACCGCCTCCGACAAGCTGACCGTCACGGCGAACGGCACCACCATCGCCACCTTCTCCAACCTGAACGCCAACAACGGCTACGTCCAGGAGACCTACAACCTGTCCTCCTACGCCGGCAAGAGCGTCACGCTCAAGTTCAGCGGCGTGGAGAACTCCTCCTCCGCCCAGACCAGCTTCGTGATCGACGACACCGCGCTGAACGCGAGCTGA
- a CDS encoding TetR/AcrR family transcriptional regulator, whose translation MPKGTTSRRPRTRAALLAAALTTFAEHGFRAATIEQVCTAAGFTRGAFYSNFASKEELFLALFDEHSERTLAQLAAALEAVPDGESSLERLAELASVIEPAERDWYLVTTEFTLHAIRDPQAAWVLARHDARLRAALAAGLTAFLARAGLELTVPAEEFARLLVALREGGLAQSYVEPEQLPPGALERRFLAPLLRSLTRSHTTEGND comes from the coding sequence ATGCCCAAGGGCACCACCAGCCGCCGCCCGCGCACCCGGGCGGCGCTGCTGGCGGCCGCGCTGACCACGTTCGCCGAGCACGGCTTCCGGGCCGCGACCATCGAACAGGTCTGCACCGCCGCCGGTTTCACCCGGGGCGCGTTCTACTCCAACTTCGCCAGCAAGGAGGAGCTGTTCCTGGCGCTCTTCGACGAGCACAGCGAGCGGACCCTGGCCCAGCTGGCCGCGGCGCTGGAGGCGGTGCCGGACGGCGAGTCGAGCCTGGAGCGGCTGGCCGAGCTGGCCTCGGTGATCGAGCCGGCCGAGCGCGACTGGTACCTGGTGACCACCGAGTTCACCCTGCACGCGATCCGCGACCCGCAGGCCGCCTGGGTGCTGGCCCGGCACGACGCCCGGCTGCGGGCCGCGCTGGCCGCCGGGCTGACCGCCTTCCTGGCCCGGGCCGGCCTGGAACTGACCGTGCCGGCCGAGGAGTTCGCCCGGCTGCTGGTGGCGCTGCGTGAGGGCGGTCTGGCGCAGAGCTACGTGGAGCCGGAGCAGCTGCCGCCCGGCGCCCTGGAGCGTCGCTTCCTCGCCCCGCTGCTGCGTAGTCTGACCCGCAGTCACACGACCGAGGGGAACGACTGA
- a CDS encoding class II aldolase/adducin family protein: protein MDPNVAKLIGPTPEGVTFPLPPTFDSFEEERQHRKEQLAAAFRLFGRLGFSEGVAGHITVRDPEFPDCYWVNPFGMAFSLIKASDLLLVDHEGTLLVGRRLVNKAAFVIHSAVHAARPDVVAAAHAHSLHGKAFASLGIPLDPITQDACAFYQDHGLYLDYRGVADEVEEGKRIGVALGAHKAAILANHGLLTVGQTVAEAAWWFVTMERSCQAQLLAMAAGTPRLIDHETAERTHAQLGGSLAGWFQAQPLFDQVFAASPDLVD from the coding sequence ATGGACCCGAACGTCGCCAAGCTGATCGGACCGACCCCCGAGGGGGTCACCTTCCCGCTGCCGCCCACCTTCGACTCCTTCGAGGAGGAGCGGCAGCACCGCAAGGAGCAGCTGGCCGCCGCCTTCCGGCTGTTCGGCCGGCTCGGCTTCTCGGAGGGCGTGGCCGGCCACATCACGGTGCGCGACCCGGAGTTCCCCGACTGCTACTGGGTCAACCCGTTCGGCATGGCGTTCAGCCTGATCAAGGCCTCCGACCTGCTGCTGGTCGACCACGAGGGCACCCTGCTGGTCGGCCGGCGGCTGGTCAACAAGGCCGCCTTCGTGATCCACTCCGCGGTGCACGCGGCCCGGCCGGACGTGGTCGCGGCGGCGCACGCGCACTCGCTGCACGGCAAGGCCTTCGCCAGCCTGGGCATACCGCTGGACCCGATCACCCAGGACGCCTGCGCCTTCTACCAGGACCACGGCCTCTACCTGGACTACCGGGGCGTGGCCGACGAGGTCGAGGAGGGCAAGCGGATCGGCGTCGCGCTCGGCGCGCACAAGGCGGCGATCCTGGCCAACCACGGGCTGCTGACGGTCGGTCAGACGGTGGCCGAGGCGGCCTGGTGGTTCGTCACCATGGAACGCTCCTGCCAGGCCCAGCTGTTGGCGATGGCGGCCGGCACGCCCCGGCTGATCGACCACGAGACGGCCGAGCGCACCCACGCCCAGCTGGGCGGCTCGCTGGCCGGCTGGTTCCAGGCGCAGCCGCTCTTCGACCAGGTCTTCGCCGCCTCCCCCGACCTGGTCGACTGA